The Streptomyces sp. NL15-2K genome contains a region encoding:
- a CDS encoding nucleotidyltransferase family protein, whose product MTRHADDHAFDQHAGVAELRLASGDPQLVPQNEALAEDLPLDRNQAILQATKQVASILKRKGHAFALAGSVAVYAHGGTQNLQHDVDFCFRPEDAEAVAETLREAGLPVYAPPEDWLLKANCLGQQVDLIFELAHQPVTTELLARAEELSVDSVFMPVLSPTDLVHSLVAAFSEHHCDFGAVLPIARTLREKVDWEAVRRACGSDPMPDAFFYFLERLEVIPPRPKEEQ is encoded by the coding sequence GTGACGCGGCACGCCGATGACCACGCATTCGACCAGCACGCCGGCGTCGCGGAGCTGCGGCTGGCCTCGGGGGATCCCCAGCTCGTCCCCCAGAACGAGGCACTCGCGGAGGATCTGCCCCTGGACCGCAACCAGGCCATCCTGCAGGCCACCAAGCAGGTCGCCTCGATCCTGAAGCGGAAGGGTCACGCCTTCGCCCTCGCCGGCAGCGTCGCCGTGTACGCCCACGGCGGCACCCAGAACCTCCAGCACGACGTCGATTTCTGCTTCCGGCCCGAGGACGCCGAGGCCGTCGCCGAGACGCTCCGAGAGGCCGGCCTGCCGGTGTACGCCCCGCCGGAGGACTGGCTGCTGAAGGCCAACTGCCTCGGACAGCAGGTCGACCTCATCTTCGAACTGGCTCACCAACCCGTCACGACGGAACTGCTGGCGCGGGCCGAGGAGCTGTCGGTCGACTCGGTCTTCATGCCGGTCCTGTCGCCGACCGACCTCGTGCACAGCCTCGTGGCCGCCTTCTCCGAGCACCACTGCGACTTCGGGGCGGTGCTGCCCATCGCCCGCACGCTGCGGGAGAAGGTCGACTGGGAGGCGGTGCGCCGCGCCTGCGGGAGCGACCCGATGCCGGACGCGTTCTTCTACTTCCTGGAGCGGCTGGAGGTCATTCCGCCCAGGCCGAAGGAGGAGCAGTGA
- a CDS encoding BON domain-containing protein produces the protein MTEPVADHTGTAGDAAAAENVEYRVAHLRDRLAAEELSELGVRAEVRAGAVVVTGTVPSVQCRETVLRTVNEALAGLAVHTDVVVADNASPDHAEDLP, from the coding sequence ATGACCGAGCCCGTCGCGGACCACACGGGCACCGCCGGCGACGCCGCCGCGGCCGAGAACGTCGAATACCGGGTCGCCCACCTGCGCGACCGGCTCGCCGCGGAGGAACTCAGCGAACTGGGCGTACGGGCCGAGGTGCGGGCCGGGGCGGTGGTGGTGACCGGCACCGTTCCCTCTGTGCAGTGCCGGGAGACGGTGCTGCGGACCGTCAACGAGGCGCTGGCCGGGCTCGCCGTGCACACCGATGTCGTGGTGGCGGACAACGCCTCCCCCGACCATGCGGAGGACCTGCCATGA
- a CDS encoding metallophosphoesterase, which yields MIRVAAVGDIHMGPDTQGLLRPAFETLPDCADLLLLAGDLTRHGTPEEARVVAQEVRGLPVPVVAVLGNHDHHDEQPDKVTGILQEAGVTVLEGEGTVVECGATRVGIAGTKGFGGGFVGRSAGEFGEPLMKEFVRYTRRSADGLRAALEELDRKGCALRVALTHFSPVADTLAGEPPEIYPFLGSYLLAEAIDVAGADLSVHGHAHAGTEHGMTAGGVRVRNVAQPVIRRAFNVYQLHTHGDTDSDTG from the coding sequence ATGATCCGCGTCGCCGCCGTGGGGGACATCCACATGGGGCCCGACACCCAGGGGCTGCTGCGGCCCGCCTTCGAGACCCTGCCCGACTGTGCCGACCTGCTGCTGCTGGCCGGCGACCTCACCCGCCACGGCACGCCGGAGGAGGCACGGGTGGTGGCCCAGGAGGTGCGGGGGCTGCCGGTGCCGGTCGTGGCCGTGCTCGGCAACCACGACCACCACGACGAGCAGCCCGACAAGGTCACCGGCATCCTCCAGGAGGCGGGCGTGACGGTGCTGGAGGGTGAGGGCACGGTGGTGGAGTGCGGCGCGACGCGCGTCGGCATCGCCGGGACCAAGGGCTTCGGCGGCGGATTCGTCGGACGCAGTGCCGGGGAGTTCGGCGAGCCGCTGATGAAGGAGTTCGTCCGCTACACCCGGCGCAGCGCCGACGGACTGCGCGCCGCGTTGGAGGAACTGGACCGGAAGGGCTGCGCGCTACGGGTCGCCCTCACCCACTTCTCCCCCGTCGCCGACACCCTCGCCGGTGAGCCGCCGGAGATCTATCCGTTCCTCGGCAGCTATCTGCTGGCCGAGGCGATCGACGTGGCGGGCGCCGACCTGTCCGTCCACGGCCACGCCCACGCGGGCACGGAGCACGGGATGACCGCGGGCGGCGTACGGGTGCGGAACGTGGCCCAGCCGGTCATCCGGCGGGCGTTCAACGTGTACCAGCTGCACACCCACGGCGACACCGACAGCGACACCGGGTGA
- a CDS encoding nitrate reductase, which produces MGNAVDRIARPWGDRSPYGRHEPWPARVDTYLTDGVEPGSVQKWVQSASILHSDGDAMDIAVVDGRMAGVRGRAVDRVNRGRLGPKDLFGWQANAAADRLTRPLVRRDGRLTETDWDTAMELVAARSRELLKERGPGAIGFYTTGQLFLEEYYTLAVLARAGIGTNHLDGNTRLCTSTAAEALKQSFGCDGQPGSYDDFDHADVIALFGHNLAETQDVQWMRVLDRLEGADPPRLVCVDPRPTRVARHATVHLAPRVGTNVALLNALLHETIRHDRVDHDFVAAHTVGFDELAERVAGCTPEWAARICDVPAARIAEAAEILGTADALLSTVLQGVYQSHQATAAAVQVNNLHLIRGMLGRPGAGVLQMNGQPTAQNTRECGANGDLPGFRNWQNDAHVADLARVWNVEPSRIPHYAPPTHAMQMVRYAEQGSIRMMWISGTNPAVSLPDLARIRSVLRQERLFTVVQDLYLTETARLADVVLPAATWGEKTGTLTNADRTVHLSEKAVEPPGEARSDLDIFLDYARRMDFRDKDGEPLIGWRDPRAAFEAWQRCSAGRPCDYTGLSYDRLRGGSGIQWPCTEQAPEGTERLYTDRVTWAHPDVCESYGKDLETGATSSAVEYRSLNPDGKAVLRAAAYVPPHEMPSERYPFQLSTGRTLYHFHTRTKTGRTPQLDRAAPEVWVEVCGADASRLELVEGDLVTVTTARGSLQARVRVSDIRPGLLFVPFHYGYWDTKEGNGPGGDEPGRAANETTVTDWDPASKQPLFKTAAAAVTLVARGHSACAPAPTTTASAPAVTGSVPATAGGRAAYASREPGQPARVVPRKGTP; this is translated from the coding sequence ATGGGGAATGCGGTGGACCGGATAGCGCGGCCGTGGGGCGATCGCTCGCCGTACGGGCGTCATGAGCCGTGGCCGGCCAGGGTGGACACGTACCTGACGGACGGGGTGGAGCCCGGCAGCGTACAGAAGTGGGTGCAGTCGGCGTCGATCCTGCATTCCGACGGCGACGCCATGGACATCGCCGTGGTCGACGGCCGTATGGCGGGCGTGCGGGGCCGGGCCGTGGACCGGGTCAACCGCGGCAGGCTGGGGCCCAAGGACCTGTTCGGCTGGCAGGCGAACGCCGCCGCGGACCGGCTGACCAGGCCCCTCGTCAGGCGTGACGGGCGGTTGACGGAGACGGACTGGGACACCGCGATGGAGCTGGTGGCCGCCCGCTCCCGGGAACTGCTGAAGGAGCGCGGGCCCGGGGCGATCGGGTTCTACACCACCGGTCAGCTGTTCCTGGAGGAGTACTACACGCTGGCGGTCCTCGCCCGGGCCGGGATCGGCACGAACCATCTCGACGGCAACACCCGGTTGTGCACGTCGACAGCCGCGGAGGCGCTGAAGCAGTCGTTCGGCTGCGACGGGCAGCCGGGCAGTTACGACGATTTCGACCACGCCGACGTGATCGCTCTGTTCGGCCACAACCTGGCCGAGACCCAGGACGTGCAGTGGATGCGGGTGCTGGACCGGCTCGAGGGGGCCGACCCGCCGCGCCTGGTGTGCGTGGATCCCCGGCCCACGCGGGTGGCCCGGCATGCGACGGTGCACCTGGCGCCCCGGGTGGGCACCAATGTCGCGCTGCTCAACGCGCTGCTGCACGAGACGATCCGGCACGACCGGGTCGATCACGACTTCGTCGCGGCGCACACCGTCGGCTTCGACGAGCTGGCCGAGCGGGTGGCGGGCTGCACACCCGAGTGGGCGGCGCGCATCTGCGACGTTCCGGCCGCACGGATCGCCGAGGCGGCCGAGATCCTCGGTACGGCGGACGCGTTGCTGTCCACCGTGCTCCAGGGCGTCTACCAGTCGCACCAGGCCACGGCGGCCGCCGTACAGGTGAACAACCTGCACCTGATCCGCGGCATGCTGGGCCGCCCGGGCGCCGGCGTACTGCAGATGAACGGCCAGCCCACCGCCCAGAACACCCGCGAGTGCGGCGCGAACGGGGATCTGCCGGGCTTCCGCAACTGGCAGAACGACGCCCACGTCGCCGACCTCGCGCGGGTGTGGAACGTCGAGCCCTCGAGGATCCCGCACTACGCGCCGCCCACGCACGCGATGCAGATGGTGCGGTACGCCGAGCAGGGCTCGATCCGCATGATGTGGATCAGCGGCACCAACCCCGCCGTCTCCCTGCCGGACCTGGCCAGGATCCGCTCGGTGCTGAGGCAGGAACGGCTGTTCACGGTGGTGCAAGATCTGTACCTGACGGAGACCGCCCGGCTCGCCGACGTCGTCCTGCCGGCCGCGACCTGGGGGGAGAAGACCGGCACGCTCACCAACGCCGACCGTACGGTGCACCTGTCGGAGAAGGCGGTCGAGCCGCCCGGCGAGGCCCGGAGCGACCTGGACATCTTCCTGGACTACGCCCGGCGGATGGACTTCCGCGACAAGGACGGCGAGCCGCTGATCGGCTGGCGGGATCCCCGGGCGGCGTTCGAGGCGTGGCAGCGCTGCAGCGCCGGCCGCCCCTGCGACTACACGGGGCTGTCCTACGACAGGCTCCGCGGCGGCAGCGGCATCCAGTGGCCCTGCACCGAGCAGGCGCCGGAGGGAACCGAGCGGCTCTACACCGACCGCGTCACCTGGGCCCACCCGGACGTCTGTGAGAGCTACGGCAAGGACCTGGAGACCGGGGCCACGAGCAGCGCGGTGGAGTACCGCTCCCTCAACCCGGACGGCAAGGCCGTGCTCAGGGCCGCCGCCTATGTGCCGCCGCACGAGATGCCGAGTGAGCGGTACCCGTTCCAGCTGTCGACGGGCCGCACGCTCTACCACTTCCACACGCGGACCAAGACCGGACGGACACCCCAGCTCGACCGCGCCGCGCCGGAGGTGTGGGTGGAGGTCTGCGGCGCGGACGCGTCCCGCCTCGAACTGGTCGAGGGCGATCTCGTCACGGTCACCACCGCGCGGGGATCCCTGCAGGCACGGGTACGCGTGAGCGACATCCGGCCGGGGCTGCTGTTCGTTCCCTTCCACTACGGCTACTGGGACACCAAGGAAGGGAACGGTCCGGGCGGCGACGAGCCGGGGCGAGCGGCGAACGAGACGACGGTCACCGACTGGGACCCGGCGTCGAAGCAGCCGCTGTTCAAGACCGCCGCCGCCGCGGTCACCCTGGTCGCACGCGGCCACAGCGCGTGCGCCCCGGCCCCCACCACCACCGCGTCGGCTCCGGCGGTCACGGGCTCCGTACCGGCCACGGCCGGCGGACGGGCGGCGTACGCGTCCCGCGAGCCCGGACAACCGGCCCGGGTCGTCCCTCGGAAAGGCACCCCGTGA